One genomic segment of Musa acuminata AAA Group cultivar baxijiao chromosome BXJ3-3, Cavendish_Baxijiao_AAA, whole genome shotgun sequence includes these proteins:
- the LOC135633911 gene encoding triacylglycerol lipase 2-like yields the protein MCANVNRSQTTSSSDPARSAEAKEDVDRGLPIPYGSSEYWDWSWDELAEYDLPATVEYVYGHTGKQKLHYVGHSPGTLMALASFCHSELQEMVISAVLLSPNAYSNKIGPATATKNIIHLSQMIRRGTLAKFDYDDCDKNTKHYGQEVPPAYDISSFPHDLPLLLGYGGEDGLSDGGDGLRLMDGLRFHDQHKLTVLYRLDYGHDDFIMAVNAKQLVYDRVIGFSKLH from the exons ATGTGTGCCAACGTCAACCGCTCCCAGACGACTTCATCGTCTGACCCCGCGCGCTCGGCCGAGGCAAAGGAGGACGTCGACCGAGGCTTGCCCATACCCtacggcagttcg GAATACTGGGACTGGTCATGGGATGAGCTTGCGGAATACGATCTTCCTGCCACTGTTGAGTACGTTTACGGGCATACGGGAAAGCAGAAGCTTCACTATGTGGGGCATTCTCCG GGAACTCTGATGGCTCTCGCATCCTTCTGCCATTCTGAGTTGCAAGAGATGGTGATATCAGCTGTCTTGCTCTCCCCCAACGCTTACTCGAACAAGATCGGACCCGCTACTGCCACGAAGAACATAATCCACTTGTCTCAGA TGATCCGACGAGGCACCCTAGCCAAGTTCGATTACGACGACTGCGACAAGAACACGAAGCATTACGGGCAAGAGGTTCCTCCGGCTTACGACATCTCGTCCTTCCCCCATGACCTTCCTCTACTGCTGGGTTACGGGGGGGAAGACGGCCTCTCCGATGGTGGCGATGGCTTGCGCTTGATGGATGGCCTCAGGTTTCACGACCAGCACAAGTTGACCGTTCTGTATCGGCTCGACTATGGCCACGACGACTTCATCATGGCCGTCAATGCCAAGCAGTTAGTATATGACCGGGTGATTGGCTTCTCGAAGCTCCACTGA